The Brassica oleracea var. oleracea cultivar TO1000 chromosome C6, BOL, whole genome shotgun sequence genome includes a region encoding these proteins:
- the LOC106299076 gene encoding protein EPIDERMAL PATTERNING FACTOR 2 isoform X1 codes for MKKFLRALVFALVLVFAACSLVVNCIRTPPLKTAVNGGENKNSEMGRTQTHHKVGQEIKEKRGVEMEMYPTGSSLPDCSYACGACSPCKRVMISFQCSAESCSVIYRCTCRGRYYHVPSRA; via the exons ATGAAGAAGTTTCTCCGCGCGTTAGTGTTTGCCCTCGTCCTAGTCTTCGCCGCGTGTTCTTTGGTCGTTAACTGCATTCGCACGCCGCCACTAA AAACTGCGGTCAATGGCGGAGAGAATAAAAACTCCGAGATGGGACGAACTCAAACGCACCACAAGGTAGGTCAG GAAATAAAGGAAAAAAGAGGGGTAGAGATGGAAATGTATCCTACGGGATCGAGTTTACCCGATTGTTCCTACGCATGTGGCGCATGCTCGCCGTGTAAACGCGTGATGATTAGCTTTCAGTGCTCCGCCGAATCATGCAGCGTCATCTACAGATGCACGTGCCGAGGAAGATACTATCACGTGCCATCTAGGGCTTGA
- the LOC106299076 gene encoding protein EPIDERMAL PATTERNING FACTOR 2 isoform X2, with translation MKKFLRALVFALVLVFAACSLVVNCIRTPPLKTAVNGGENKNSEMGRTQTHHKEIKEKRGVEMEMYPTGSSLPDCSYACGACSPCKRVMISFQCSAESCSVIYRCTCRGRYYHVPSRA, from the exons ATGAAGAAGTTTCTCCGCGCGTTAGTGTTTGCCCTCGTCCTAGTCTTCGCCGCGTGTTCTTTGGTCGTTAACTGCATTCGCACGCCGCCACTAA AAACTGCGGTCAATGGCGGAGAGAATAAAAACTCCGAGATGGGACGAACTCAAACGCACCACAAG GAAATAAAGGAAAAAAGAGGGGTAGAGATGGAAATGTATCCTACGGGATCGAGTTTACCCGATTGTTCCTACGCATGTGGCGCATGCTCGCCGTGTAAACGCGTGATGATTAGCTTTCAGTGCTCCGCCGAATCATGCAGCGTCATCTACAGATGCACGTGCCGAGGAAGATACTATCACGTGCCATCTAGGGCTTGA
- the LOC106297494 gene encoding uncharacterized protein LOC106297494, which translates to MGSLYRAKSTHMVDLKGKGILYEDDDEPIKLSDQDDSEVINEYRMSLIRKHRITTNDLGNGKFLFNFTTEEDLMLVLQKGPFHYNYCMFVLVRWEPIVHDDYPWVVPYWVQLIGMPLHLWTVKNMMNIGSRIGHVDEDTIDLIDGHMRIDVDSRRPLKFKRKVESSEREEVTIEIKYDMLFKHCTTCGLMSHEKGYCPTLDTNRPQSLTERGDVFARVQLPLEQFGRQPLLRDYRNRELEANRQPLLRDNRSTDADTWLPTDQGRQDYNARHFVVDTYQSRSRGPIHRNDSHSDRIIGRRDEKHNNNRYGSSRYGTWTYDRKEHLSWREKSHNKSRENDMGTDQVRNGTSTSREAVLYDHTSNKNYTPKTDEVAPQSGGPSGYKRLASAIVTPSRQPPSKEDNITIRDKSVALSLTFSPQVPDNKVGNDQIIGPLNDMEIMDPNADAMMDYDVQDNDLLGEDFMDVELQKDEVKGRPSTRDFNEITDHNEKIGGRQRPDSSFLHSRQMLSDCRMLEFPFTGDMLSWGSDHRPVLTNILTKSITKSKKFKFDKTWLDNEELRQVILDGWKSPDLPPDASIMEHISSCRKALGEWRRHHNLNSAKQVEELKEKIECMYSNDDATSEAKPREFEVMKLVRKYGKGSCQCINLEKSSLLFGKRINATAKQEIKDTLGI; encoded by the exons ATGGGGTCATTGTATCGAGCTAAGTCCACTCATATGGTGGATCTTAAGGGTAAAGGTATCCTCTATGAGGATGATGACGAGCCGATTAAACTTTCTGATCAGGATGACTCAGAAGTTATTAATGAATATCGTATGTCCCTGATCAGAAAG CATCGCATCACAACAAATGACTTGGGTAATGGCAAGTTCTTATTCAACTTCACAACTGAAGAAGACCTTATGTTGGTTCTTCAAAAGGGCCCTTTCCATTACAATTACTGCATGTTTGTATTGGTGAGATGGGAACCGATTGTCCACGATGATTACCCTTGGGTCGTTCCCTATTGGGTGCAACTGATTGGAATGCCTCTGCACTTGTGGACGGTTAAGAACATGATGAATATTGGAAGCAGAATTGGGCATGTGGATGAAGACACGATTGATCTCATAGATGGTCACATGCGCATCGACGTTGACTCAAGACGCCCACTAAAGTTTAAAAGGAAAGTTGAATCTTCTGAGAGAGAAGAGGTAACCATTGAGATCAAGTATGACATGCTATTCAAACACTGCACCACTTGTGGTTTAATGTCTCACGAGAAAGGATATTGTCCTACTCTAGATACTAATCGACCTCAATCTCTTACGGAGCGAGGGGATGTTTTTGCTCGAGTTCAGTTGCCTCTGGAGCAGTTTGGTCGTCAGCCATTGCTGAGGGACTACCGCAATAGGGAATTAGAAGCTAATCGACAGCCTTTACTGAGGGATAATAGGAGTACAGATGCAGACACTTGGTTGCCTACTGATCAAGGAAGGCAGGATTACAACGCTAGACATTTTGTTGTGGACACTTATCAGTCTCGTTCGAGAGGACCTATCCATCGTAATGACTCTCATTCTGATAGGATTATAGGTAGACGGGATGAGAAGCACAACAACAATCGGTATGGAAGCTCTCGATATGGTACATGGACTTATGATCGTAAGGAACATCTCAGTTGGCGCGAGAAATCGCACAACAAGTCAAGAGAGAATGATATGGGTACTGATCAAGTCCGGAATGGAACTTCAACTTCAAGGGAGGCTGTTCTTTATGACCATACATCGAACAAGAACTATACCCCAAAGACTGATGAGGTAGCTCCCCAGAGTGGAGGGCCAAGTGGGTATAAAAGGTTGGCCAGTGCCATTGTTACCCCGTCTCGGCAACCACCTTCTAAAGAGGATAACATCACAATTAGGGACAAGAGTGTGGCTCTTTCACTCACGTTCTCTCCGCAGGTTCCAGACAATAAAGTGGGGAATGATCAAATCATTGGACCCCTCAATGACATGGAGATAATGGACCCAAATGCGGATGCTATGATGGACTATGATGTTCAAGATAATGATTTGTTGGGGGAAGATTTCATGGACGTGGAACTGCAAAAGGATGAAGTAAAAGGACGTCCCTCTACAA GGGATTTTAATGAGATAACTGATCATAATGAGAAAATAGGAGGAAGGCAACGCCCCGATAGCTCGTTCTTACATTCTAGGCAGATGCTAAGCGATTGTCGTATGCTGGAATTTCCTTTTACTGGAGATATGTTATCATGG GGATCAGATCATCGTCCGGTCCTCACAAATATTCTCACAAAATCAATAACGAAGTCGAAGAAGTTCAAATTTGACAAGACATGGCTGGATAATGAGGAGCTAAGGCAAGTAATTCTTGATGGATGGAAATCCCCAGATCTCCCTCCAGATGCAAGTATTATGGAGCATATTTCGAGCTGCCGTAAAGCGTTGGGTGAGTGGAGGAGACATCACAATTTGAACTCAGCAAAGCAAGTAGAGGAACTAAAGGAGAAGATAGAGTGCATGTACTCGAATGATGATGCTACAAGCGAG GCAAAGCCCCGTGAATTTGAAGTGATGAAACTAGTCAGAAAATACGGTAAAGGATCGTGCCAATGTATCAACCTTGAGAAATCCTCTTTACTCTTTGGTAAAAGGATTAACGCAACTGCAAAACAAGAGATTAAAGACACACTTGGAATCTAG